The nucleotide sequence AAGATCTTTTCCCACATCAATTAAGTGGCGGGCAACAGCAGTTGGTTGGCATTGCCCGTGCACTTATTATTAAACCGAAACTGATCCTGGCTGACGAACCTACGGGAAATCTCAACTCTAAACAGAGTGACGAAATCATGCAGCTTTTCCAGGATTTAAATAAGGAAGGCGTCACTATCATCCAGGCGACTCATTCTGAAAGCAACGCCGCATACGGCTCGCGAATCATCAACTTACTCGACGGAAGCGTAAAACATTCTTAAAATCATCATTTTGAAAAAATTCATCATCATATTTTTATTTATCACTACCGGTTTAACCGCTCAGAATACTGAAAAACCAGGGCTTTCCCTGGAAGAATGCATTCAGCTGGCACGGGAAAATAACATCAATTTAAAGCGATCTGATCTTCAGGCTGATACCGAAAAACTGAATTTCCGCGGAACAAAATCCCAAGTTTTACCAGCTATTAATGGGAGTTATACGTATGCTATTAATAAAGGCCGAAGTATCGACCCATACAGCAACGACGTGATCGATCAGCAATTTAATTACAGTAATGCAGGTTTGGGATTAAGCATGCAGGTTTTTAACGGATTTGAGCTGCGGAACAGTATTCAGCGCGATCGCTATAATATGGAAGCGGCTAAGGCTGAAAAAGAGGCAGCAAAGCAACAGTTGATATTGGAGGTAACCTTAGCTTATTTCCAGGTTTTGAATAATCGCGATTTGCTTAATCTGGCAAAATTACGACTGGAAAGCACCAATCAGCAAACCAATCGCATCAAAACTCTGAACGATGAGGGAGAAGGCAATCCTGCCGATTATACCGATATTAAAGGTCAGCTGAACAATGACCAGTCGGCAGTAATCGGTGCAAAAAATCAGCTTGTACAGTCTAAACTAAATCTTGCACAGCTTCTGAATATGGATACTGAAGTATACGTGGAAGAATTTCAGGCAATGCCCGAAATGAACAAATATGAACTGTCCGCTGAAGAGATCTATTCAGAATCACTTGAAAATCTGGATGTTTTTGATGGTCAACGTTTACGAATAAATGCAGCGGAAGAAGATGTTGCGGTTGCCAGATCTTTATATTCCCCGGAGGTTTCGCTATTTGCCCAGTTAAATACCAATTACTCCAGCCTGGCAAGTTTACTCAATGAAACAGGAACCAAGGTTGTAGAAACTGGGCAATTTATAACTATTGATGGCACCAGTTACGCAGTACAAGGAAATCAAAGTCAGTTTTCCCAGCAGGATATTCCCTATTTAGATCAGTTAAACAACAACCTTAGTTCTGTGGCCGGGTTGAGCGTGAATATTCCAATTTTCAACGGTTTCCGGGCAAAGCGACAAGTTTCTTTGAAAAAGATTCGGCTGGAAGATGCCCGGCTAGAATTAGAAAACACTAAAAATGACTATTTAAAGGCGATCAAACAGGCATATTATGATATGAATACCGCATATGAAAACTACTTTGTGCTTCAAGATCAGGTAGCTTCTTATGAGGAATCTTACCGCGTAAATGAAATTAGATTCGGTAATGGGGTTTCAAATTTGGTAGAATATATCATCGCAAAAAATAATCTGGATCGCTCCAGGGTTAATCTGGCAAATGCGAAATATGAATTTTTAATTAGGACAAAAATATTGGATTATTATAGAGGAACAGATTTTTCCATTTAATGGTAGAATCAATCGCCTTGTGCATCCAAAAAATAATCCTCCGATAATAGACGAACTGCAGATTATCATCTAATGACTCTGATCATAGCATCTATATGTCCCAAACTAACATCTACAAAATGGAGGTTCCTTAATAAACTTGCTTCAAATTAAATCCTAACTTATTCTTAAATAAGTTTCACTCACGCGTTGTATGTGCTAAGCACACTTAGTGAGTGGGATATTCACCTCACCTTACGGGTGTACAAGCACCCTCGATAATTAATTCTTCAATCTACGATAAGTTCAATACCAGATTTTTCTGCTTTGTATTTAATTTTTGTCATGAGATCATAATAACTCCAGTTCCTAAGTACAAATGCTTCCTCTTTAGCTATTTCCAATTTTTCTTGTTGATTCAATAAAATAAGAGTTCCTGCCTTATTTTTTATACAGAAGTTGATTAGCTTTCTGCTATAAACATGCAGTCTATTATGAACATAATTACGTTCCTTATCACAAAATCTGGATAAAGCTTTGGTCTTTCTTATGCGACCTTTTCCCGATTTTGAATAGGTAACTCCTTCTCTGGTTCTTTTTTCAGCAACTTGTATAGCTAGTCTTCGGTAGAGAAATTCTTCCTTAGTTCCAATAGTGATTTTAGCGCTACCAATTTTCACGGCAATCGGATATTCTAGGGATAACGAAGCTTCGGCGATCACTTCTGGTTTAAGGACGTGTTCTTCTTTTTCAAATTCGAACACCGCTAACATAAAGATCTTACCATCTTTTAATTGGATATGGGAAGTCCTTATTTTGATCTCTCCACTTGCAACCTGCTGCATTAATTTTCTCTTGTCGTAATAGTCTTTTCCTAAATAGGTTTTCATAGGAATGGAAAAGAATCGAAAGCAAAAAGCATTCTTTTGGGAATCGTATTTTAATCCGCACACTCCTTCCATATCAAATGGGAAGGCCATATCTCTCTTAAAGTTATTTATGGAACGTTCACCACACCAGTATTCCTGTCTGTTTTTCTTAAAAGAACTCAAAATGGTACTATTAAGGTTAGTTAGAATGTTTGTGGGAATTTCCCCTTTAAAGCGATCTGAAATCATTCGATAGGTGCAGTTGATCCGGGAGCGGTTTAGAATTCCCTGCTCATCTTTTTTTTGATCAACCAGTTTATACTTGATTCCTTCGGTTAAATAAAAGAAGTCTTCAACCATCTCCTGAACATATAAATGAGAAACGATAAGGTTAGCTGCCCGATAACAACGGTTACGCCATAGATATAGCTTATCCATTGCCTCCTTTCGTTGTTCGCTAGTAGGCAGGTCGATAAGGAGTTGGATCTTTCGGGTCAATTTCATCGTATCTTTTGCCATCTCAAACTGGTTCTAATTCGTTTTCATTGATCTCCTGCATCAGCTTATAAGCCTGAATAAATGCTTTATGTACATCCTTTTGAGAAATATTAAGCTCATTGGCAATAGAAGCAAAGGAATAGTTGTGTTTACAGCGAAGCTTTAAAACTTTTAGTTGTTCTGCAGTAACCTGAACTTTATCTTTTCTTTTTATAATAGATTGCTGACTAACCTCTAGAACATTATTTTGGTTAATGATGTTTTTAAGATCTAGGATAGCTTTGTTTACCTCATTACGAGTCTCTGTAATACCTGTACCCATTAGCTTAGCTATTATTTTATAGCGGAATTCATATTTTAAACAGAGTTCGATCAGTCGTTTTCTATCAGGTTGGAGTAGGGGCAATACCTGAATAATTTGATCAAAATCTCCCTGTTGACTCTCTTGGTCTTTCCAGTTTTGAGCATCATCTTTCGGATCATAGCCTGCTAAATAATCCTGATAGTTATCATAACTTTCTAAAGAATTTATTTTCTGAAAGAACTTACATTGAGGACTTGTATAATAGGAATAACATTCCCTTTTCATCACCATTCGTAGAAAGAAAAAGAGATGTTTTTCAGACTCGATTTTATCGCGGTTCGCCCATAACTTTAAGAAGGTATCCTGTACTAAAGATTCTACTACAAAATCATCGTTGATGATTCTTTTTCCCACCCAATAGACCATCCGGCTATATCGGGCGTGAATATGCACTAGGGCTGACGAATCACCTTCTTTTAACTGTTCATAATTATTTTCCCGCATAATAGAACTCTTTTAAATTATGACATAATCATTAAAATTTAATTACACAGGTTTTCACCTGCGATAACAGCATTATGTAGGGAATGAAGCTGTGGCTATTAAGACAAATCCAGTTATGGATATACCCAATAGCTATGCGAGTTCTAAAATTTTTTAAAAGAAGAAGCTTTGAAATTATGTTGAGAAGAAGTGCATCTTTCTATAAGTAAAAAGGCGTGAAACTCAACTTATCGACTTTTGGCACTGGTATACCTCGGAAACGATAAGAGAGTACTCACGCCCCGGGTCGTGAGCATCCATGCTTATCATCTCGTTTCCTAAAAATTACCAGTTTCAAAGTCGAGATTCAAAGCGAATGCTTCTAATATTTTACTTAAAGAAGTTTCGCAAATATAATATTATAATGCTAATATATAAAAAATATCAAATTGTAGTCTATATTACCTACAATATTTATGTTAAAATTTATGAGATTGCTAGAAATAAGGGCTCATAAATGAATACAGATCAAAAGTATCTAGAAAAATTTG is from Gillisia sp. Hel1_33_143 and encodes:
- a CDS encoding TolC family protein, producing MKKFIIIFLFITTGLTAQNTEKPGLSLEECIQLARENNINLKRSDLQADTEKLNFRGTKSQVLPAINGSYTYAINKGRSIDPYSNDVIDQQFNYSNAGLGLSMQVFNGFELRNSIQRDRYNMEAAKAEKEAAKQQLILEVTLAYFQVLNNRDLLNLAKLRLESTNQQTNRIKTLNDEGEGNPADYTDIKGQLNNDQSAVIGAKNQLVQSKLNLAQLLNMDTEVYVEEFQAMPEMNKYELSAEEIYSESLENLDVFDGQRLRINAAEEDVAVARSLYSPEVSLFAQLNTNYSSLASLLNETGTKVVETGQFITIDGTSYAVQGNQSQFSQQDIPYLDQLNNNLSSVAGLSVNIPIFNGFRAKRQVSLKKIRLEDARLELENTKNDYLKAIKQAYYDMNTAYENYFVLQDQVASYEESYRVNEIRFGNGVSNLVEYIIAKNNLDRSRVNLANAKYEFLIRTKILDYYRGTDFSI
- a CDS encoding RNA polymerase sigma factor, with translation MRENNYEQLKEGDSSALVHIHARYSRMVYWVGKRIINDDFVVESLVQDTFLKLWANRDKIESEKHLFFFLRMVMKRECYSYYTSPQCKFFQKINSLESYDNYQDYLAGYDPKDDAQNWKDQESQQGDFDQIIQVLPLLQPDRKRLIELCLKYEFRYKIIAKLMGTGITETRNEVNKAILDLKNIINQNNVLEVSQQSIIKRKDKVQVTAEQLKVLKLRCKHNYSFASIANELNISQKDVHKAFIQAYKLMQEINENELEPV